In Leclercia pneumoniae, the genomic window GGTAGCCAGAAAAATCGGTTTCACACACGCCGGTAATCACTGCTTCGGCCTGAACCTGATAAGCATAAATTGCGGTCAGGGTCAGGAAGAGAATATTACGCCCCGGGACGAAGGTATTGGGAATGCCACTGGCATCGGGTTCGTAGTCTGGCACCGGGATGCTATCGCGCGTGAGGCTACTGACCGCCAGTTCGTTCAGCAAGGTGACGTCCAGCACCTTGTGTGCACGTGCGCCAAGCTTGATGGCCAGTTCACGGGCGACATCGATTTCAGCGCGGTGGCGTTGACCATAATCGAAGGTGACGCAGTGAACCTCATCATATTGCTGTAGCGCCTGAACCAGGCAGGTAGTGGAATCTTGTCCTCCGCTAAAGACGACGACGGCACGTTTCATATCTCTTCCCAACGTTAACGGTGTAAAACGCAATGGTAACGCGGGCAGGCAGCGGCGACCAGCTTCTTCACGTTCCCGGTGCCGGCAGCCAGGCTTCGGTAAATTCAAACCAGCCGCGCGGGTTGAGTCGAATACCGTTTACGCCCGGCGGCGCGCTTACCTGATAGTGATAATTGAAGAGAGGGGTCAGCACGGCGCTCTCCATCAAACCCGCGAAGACCGCTTTTAGCGCTGAGTCGCGAGCGCTGGCGGCGGGCTGCGTCTGTACTGCATCCAGCGTAGCCAGAAGATGGGAATATTGGGCCGGACTCAGTAATTGCGGCCACAGCACATCGCAGCGTAGCCACTGCTCAAGCGTGTATTCTGGTGCCTCGCCAATAAGCCTGTCGCCCATCATGATGTCGGCCTGGGGCA contains:
- the queC gene encoding 7-cyano-7-deazaguanine synthase QueC produces the protein MKRAVVVFSGGQDSTTCLVQALQQYDEVHCVTFDYGQRHRAEIDVARELAIKLGARAHKVLDVTLLNELAVSSLTRDSIPVPDYEPDASGIPNTFVPGRNILFLTLTAIYAYQVQAEAVITGVCETDFSGYPDCRDEFVKALNHAVSLGMAKEIRFETPLMWLDKAETWALADHWGKLEMVRNETLTCYNGIKGDGCGQCAACNLRANGLNQYLTNKAGVMASLKAKTGLQ